Proteins encoded within one genomic window of Bradyrhizobium sp. CB1717:
- a CDS encoding glutamine amidotransferase has product MSFRTDRFGGAEVVPFRRKAPSAAASENRLPVLIVLHQESSTPGRVGNALRALGHRLDIRRPRFGDPLPETLGQHAGAVFFGGPMSANDPDDYIRREIDWIEIPLREQRPFLGICLGAQMLAMQLGARVAPHAEALTQIGYYPIRPTAAGQALCPDWPAQVYHWHREGFTLPVGAELLAEGDDFPIQAYRAGNAFGVQFHPDVTYAMMHCWTTRGYDGLSAPGARDRHHHFADRAVYDAAERAWLDHFIDGWLARRPVLAQAAE; this is encoded by the coding sequence ATGTCGTTCCGGACGGACAGGTTTGGTGGCGCAGAAGTGGTGCCCTTCCGAAGGAAGGCGCCGAGCGCCGCCGCCTCCGAAAACCGGTTGCCGGTCCTGATCGTCCTGCACCAGGAATCCTCGACACCCGGCCGCGTCGGCAATGCGCTCCGCGCGCTCGGCCATCGCCTCGACATCCGCCGTCCCCGCTTCGGCGATCCCCTGCCCGAGACCCTCGGCCAGCATGCCGGCGCCGTGTTCTTCGGCGGCCCGATGAGCGCCAACGATCCCGACGACTACATTCGCCGCGAGATCGACTGGATCGAAATTCCGCTCCGCGAACAGCGGCCGTTCCTCGGCATCTGCCTGGGCGCGCAGATGCTGGCGATGCAGCTCGGGGCCCGCGTCGCGCCGCATGCGGAGGCGCTGACCCAGATCGGCTATTACCCAATTCGTCCCACGGCTGCTGGACAGGCGCTCTGCCCGGACTGGCCGGCGCAGGTCTATCACTGGCACCGCGAGGGGTTCACGTTGCCCGTCGGTGCCGAACTGCTTGCGGAAGGCGATGATTTTCCGATCCAGGCCTATCGCGCCGGCAATGCCTTCGGCGTGCAGTTTCATCCTGACGTGACCTACGCGATGATGCATTGCTGGACCACGCGCGGCTATGACGGCCTCAGCGCGCCCGGCGCGCGCGACCGGCATCATCACTTTGCGGACCGTGCCGTCTATGACGCGGCGGAACGCGCCTGGCTCGATCATTTCATCGACGGCTGGCTGGCGCGGCGGCCGGTGCTGGCACAAGCCGCCGAGTAA
- a CDS encoding cytochrome P450 gives MNIASVRRPIIPPAPPRAPDNMSFLGKLAVIRRNMIATWGQRAYEEEVIPGRFVFRNSFILNRPDAIRHVLLTNYENYTRTPAGIRMLRPVLGEGLLIAEGHSWTFQRRTLAPAFTPRATANLVPHMTAVLDETIAKLDARVSELVDLREIMQRMTLEIAGRTMFSFGMDRHGATLRNFVMEYGERLGRAYFLDMLLPVSWPTPMDRARARFRKRWTEFVSMLIAERRKMGKKDGAPPRDLFDLMDEARDPETGKGFSDAQLIDEVATMILAGHETTATALFWALYLLALDPETQEEVASETRGEHLDSMADIDRQKFTRAVIEETMRLYPPAFLVARAAREKDNAAGVEIGKGDIIMIAPWLLHRHEKLWDQPNAFIPKRFMSTEAPDRFAYLPFGAGPRVCIGAPFAQAESVLALARLTGAFRVELADQTPVIPHGVVTTQPGHSPMFRITRR, from the coding sequence ATGAATATCGCCAGTGTGCGTCGGCCCATCATCCCCCCGGCCCCGCCGCGTGCGCCCGACAACATGTCGTTTCTCGGCAAGCTCGCCGTGATCCGGCGCAACATGATCGCGACCTGGGGGCAGCGTGCCTACGAGGAAGAGGTCATCCCGGGCCGCTTCGTCTTCCGCAACAGTTTTATCCTGAATCGTCCGGACGCGATCCGGCATGTCCTGCTCACCAATTACGAGAACTACACGCGCACGCCGGCCGGCATTCGCATGCTGCGTCCGGTGCTCGGCGAGGGCCTCCTGATCGCGGAGGGGCACTCCTGGACGTTTCAGCGCCGCACGCTCGCGCCGGCGTTCACGCCGCGCGCGACGGCGAACCTCGTCCCGCACATGACCGCGGTGCTCGACGAGACCATCGCCAAGCTCGATGCGCGCGTAAGCGAGCTGGTCGACCTGCGCGAGATCATGCAGCGCATGACGCTCGAGATCGCCGGCCGCACGATGTTCTCGTTCGGCATGGACCGGCACGGCGCGACCTTGCGCAATTTCGTGATGGAATATGGCGAGCGGCTCGGCCGGGCGTACTTCCTCGACATGCTGCTGCCGGTGTCCTGGCCGACCCCGATGGATCGTGCCCGCGCCCGCTTCCGCAAACGCTGGACCGAGTTCGTTTCGATGCTGATCGCCGAGCGGCGCAAAATGGGCAAGAAGGACGGCGCGCCGCCGCGCGATTTGTTCGATCTTATGGACGAGGCGCGCGATCCTGAAACCGGCAAAGGCTTTTCCGACGCGCAGCTCATCGACGAGGTCGCGACCATGATCCTCGCTGGTCACGAGACCACGGCGACGGCGCTGTTCTGGGCGCTCTATCTGCTCGCGCTCGATCCGGAGACGCAGGAGGAAGTCGCCTCCGAGACGCGGGGCGAGCATCTCGACAGCATGGCCGATATCGATCGCCAGAAATTCACCCGCGCCGTGATCGAGGAGACGATGCGGCTCTATCCGCCCGCGTTCCTGGTCGCGCGGGCCGCACGCGAGAAGGACAATGCGGCCGGCGTCGAGATCGGCAAGGGCGACATCATCATGATCGCGCCCTGGCTGCTGCACCGGCACGAGAAGCTGTGGGATCAGCCGAACGCCTTCATTCCCAAGCGCTTCATGTCGACCGAGGCGCCCGACCGTTTCGCCTATCTGCCGTTCGGCGCGGGCCCGCGCGTCTGCATCGGCGCGCCGTTTGCGCAGGCCGAATCCGTGCTGGCGCTGGCCCGGCTGACCGGCGCCTTCCGCGTCGAGCTGGCCGACCAGACTCCCGTGATTCCGCATGGCGTCGTCACGACCCAGCCCGGTCACTCACCCATGTTCCGCATCACGCGTCGATGA
- a CDS encoding TerB family tellurite resistance protein yields MLDGLRQFIADIVAPQAQDRAFGDSDYRLAATALLVHVVSLDGQPSAAEQRKLHSLIESHFGLDHGTADRLIADATQVEGDAVDLYHFTSVIMRSLDEAGRKRIVQMMWELVYADGQVSEFEDNVVWRASDLLGISQRDRIELKHAVAERAGGQVQDSAVGG; encoded by the coding sequence ATGCTCGACGGCCTGCGCCAGTTCATCGCCGACATTGTTGCCCCCCAGGCGCAGGATCGCGCATTCGGCGACAGCGATTATCGGCTCGCGGCGACTGCGTTGCTCGTCCACGTGGTCTCGCTGGACGGCCAGCCGAGCGCGGCCGAGCAGCGCAAGCTGCACAGCCTGATCGAAAGCCATTTCGGGCTCGATCACGGCACGGCTGATCGATTGATCGCCGATGCCACCCAGGTCGAGGGCGACGCCGTCGATCTCTACCATTTCACCAGCGTCATCATGCGCTCGCTCGACGAAGCGGGCCGCAAGCGCATCGTGCAGATGATGTGGGAGCTGGTCTATGCCGACGGCCAGGTCTCCGAGTTCGAGGACAACGTCGTCTGGCGCGCCTCCGACCTGCTCGGGATCTCGCAGCGCGACCGGATCGAGCTCAAGCATGCCGTTGCCGAGCGTGCCGGTGGGCAGGTGCAGGACAGCGCCGTCGGCGGTTGA
- a CDS encoding alpha/beta fold hydrolase, which translates to MRLFNNLALLPLLALLTASPLCAQVTFGASGAEGEPFRRQEWRVPSPDAAIAAHALLFRPVGAGPFRLAVIAHASTQNALRRAQMPQPEYRALAAFLVARGFAVLVPERLGHGATGGRYVEDQGDCDEVDYAGSGRATAEQISLALDYLRKQDFVRKDAAIVIGHSAGGWGALSLANADPKAISAIITFAPGRGGHANDEPNRICSPHALLTVAAEFGKAARIPVTWFVANNDSYFAPAVSKSLADAFRGAGGKVDFHVLPAVGGEGHGMIETDAGVKAAAAELERALNPSKPMATKKP; encoded by the coding sequence ATGCGGCTCTTCAATAACCTAGCGCTCCTGCCTTTGCTGGCCCTGCTGACCGCGTCGCCTCTGTGCGCTCAGGTCACGTTCGGTGCATCGGGCGCGGAAGGCGAGCCGTTTCGTCGGCAGGAGTGGCGAGTGCCCTCGCCGGATGCTGCTATCGCCGCGCATGCGCTGCTGTTTCGCCCCGTTGGTGCCGGTCCGTTCCGGCTTGCGGTCATCGCGCATGCTTCGACGCAGAACGCGTTGCGTCGTGCGCAAATGCCGCAACCGGAATACCGCGCGCTCGCAGCCTTCCTCGTGGCGCGCGGATTTGCCGTGCTGGTGCCGGAGCGGCTCGGCCATGGTGCGACCGGCGGCCGCTATGTCGAGGACCAGGGCGATTGCGACGAGGTGGACTATGCGGGCTCCGGCCGCGCGACGGCCGAACAAATTTCACTGGCGCTGGACTATTTGCGAAAGCAGGATTTCGTCCGCAAGGATGCCGCGATCGTGATCGGGCATTCCGCCGGTGGTTGGGGCGCGCTGTCGCTCGCGAATGCCGATCCAAAGGCGATCTCCGCCATCATCACGTTCGCGCCGGGGCGTGGCGGCCACGCTAATGACGAGCCGAACCGGATCTGTTCGCCACATGCGCTGCTGACGGTGGCAGCCGAATTCGGCAAAGCGGCGCGCATTCCCGTCACATGGTTCGTCGCCAACAATGACAGCTATTTTGCGCCGGCAGTCTCGAAGTCGTTGGCAGATGCTTTCCGCGGCGCTGGCGGCAAAGTCGATTTCCACGTATTGCCCGCGGTCGGCGGCGAGGGGCACGGGATGATCGAGACTGACGCCGGCGTGAAAGCTGCAGCCGCCGAGCTCGAACGTGCGCTGAACCCGTCGAAGCCAATGGCGACCAAGAAACCATGA
- a CDS encoding adenylate/guanylate cyclase domain-containing protein: MSDIQAQFSVLKQTADAKVVDAIADLIEHGEDHELNRVNVLDFSTQHSLDEEHVISAFLHSARLGLFDLGWNVLCPGCGGVLGAHSTLKALKPDDYHCALCACGYKASVDDQVEVSFTVNPRVRRIAAHDPDTLPVWEYFKQVFWSSGVDFNKESFATLANEVTLDTMELPAGEKATMSLQLPSDFVIIFEPVTHAAHFIDVQGEPTKDRQQLAIMYNKVQAPTGTTTMRPGPLRLSMENQAGVRVLPSVFIAAEALHHLIGKRKPFLTAKRMLSNQTFRDVFKADNLSLDQRLQITSLTFLFTDLKGSTALYERVGDLAAFDLVRAHFHALLEIISSEKGAVVKTIGDAVMATFVRPEHAIVAGLRMRAAMGELNNKRGTADLIVKIGIHEGPCLAVMLNERQDYFGQTVNIAARVQSLSTAQEIHITGPVADAPAVAEILQQREIKPIQKQAALRGIADKMVVYEIP, encoded by the coding sequence ATGAGCGACATCCAGGCCCAGTTCTCCGTTTTGAAGCAGACCGCCGATGCGAAGGTGGTCGATGCGATTGCAGATCTCATCGAGCATGGCGAGGATCACGAGCTCAACCGCGTCAACGTGCTCGATTTCTCCACGCAGCACAGTCTCGACGAGGAGCACGTGATTTCGGCCTTCCTGCATTCGGCGCGGCTCGGGCTGTTCGATCTCGGCTGGAACGTGCTGTGCCCTGGTTGCGGCGGCGTGCTCGGGGCGCACTCGACCCTGAAGGCGCTCAAGCCCGACGATTATCACTGCGCGCTCTGCGCCTGCGGCTACAAGGCCTCCGTCGACGACCAGGTCGAGGTCTCCTTCACCGTGAACCCGCGCGTGCGGCGCATCGCGGCGCACGATCCTGACACGCTTCCGGTGTGGGAGTATTTCAAGCAGGTGTTCTGGAGTTCCGGCGTCGACTTCAACAAGGAGTCGTTTGCGACGCTCGCCAACGAAGTCACGCTGGACACGATGGAGCTGCCGGCCGGCGAGAAGGCGACCATGTCGCTGCAATTGCCGAGCGACTTCGTCATCATCTTCGAGCCGGTGACGCACGCCGCCCACTTCATCGACGTCCAGGGCGAGCCGACCAAGGACCGCCAGCAGCTCGCCATCATGTACAACAAGGTGCAGGCGCCGACCGGGACCACGACCATGCGGCCGGGCCCGCTGCGGCTGTCGATGGAGAACCAGGCCGGCGTGCGCGTGCTGCCGTCGGTGTTCATCGCGGCCGAGGCGCTTCATCATCTGATCGGCAAGCGCAAGCCGTTCCTCACCGCCAAGCGGATGCTGTCGAACCAGACCTTTCGCGATGTGTTCAAGGCGGACAATCTCAGCCTCGACCAGCGGCTCCAGATCACTTCGCTCACCTTCCTGTTCACCGATTTGAAGGGCTCGACCGCGCTCTACGAGCGCGTCGGCGATCTTGCCGCGTTCGATCTCGTGCGCGCGCATTTCCACGCGCTGCTCGAGATCATCTCCTCCGAGAAAGGCGCGGTGGTGAAGACGATCGGCGACGCCGTGATGGCGACCTTCGTCCGTCCCGAGCATGCGATCGTCGCGGGCCTGCGGATGCGCGCGGCGATGGGCGAGCTCAACAATAAGCGCGGCACCGCCGACCTCATCGTCAAGATCGGCATCCACGAAGGTCCGTGCCTCGCGGTGATGCTGAACGAACGGCAGGATTATTTCGGCCAGACCGTCAACATCGCCGCGCGCGTGCAGAGCCTGTCGACCGCGCAGGAGATCCACATCACCGGCCCGGTGGCGGATGCGCCGGCGGTCGCCGAAATCCTCCAGCAGCGCGAGATCAAGCCGATCCAGAAACAGGCCGCGCTGCGCGGCATCGCTGACAAGATGGTGGTGTACGAGATACCGTGA
- a CDS encoding YggT family protein — MRAVLDIVIIVLDLYVWLLIASAILSWLIAFNVVNTRNQFVSAVAEFLYRITEPLLAPIRNFLPSLGGLDISPIILILIIMFIERVILYYIYPNVI; from the coding sequence ATGCGTGCCGTTCTCGACATCGTCATCATCGTGCTCGACCTCTACGTCTGGCTGCTGATCGCCTCCGCGATCCTGTCCTGGCTGATCGCCTTCAACGTCGTGAACACGCGTAACCAGTTCGTGTCGGCGGTGGCGGAGTTCCTGTACCGGATCACCGAGCCGCTGCTGGCGCCGATTCGCAATTTCCTGCCCAGCCTCGGCGGTCTCGACATCTCGCCGATCATCCTGATCCTGATCATCATGTTCATCGAGCGGGTGATCCTGTACTACATCTACCCGAACGTGATCTGA
- the ppa gene encoding inorganic diphosphatase: protein MRIDAISIGKNVPQDVNVVIEVPVGGEPIKYEMDKEAGTLVVDRFLYTPMRYPGNYGFIPHTLSDDGDPCDVLIINTRAIIPGAVMSVRPVGVLFMEDEAGGDEKILAVPSSKLTQRYDKVKSYSDLPDITLQQIQHFFEHYKDLEKGKWVKILRWGGPEEAHKLILEGIEREKKKKG from the coding sequence ATGCGTATCGATGCTATCTCGATCGGAAAAAACGTCCCCCAAGACGTCAACGTCGTCATCGAAGTCCCCGTGGGCGGCGAACCGATCAAGTACGAGATGGACAAGGAGGCCGGCACGCTGGTGGTCGACCGCTTCCTGTACACGCCGATGCGTTACCCCGGTAATTACGGCTTCATCCCGCACACGCTGTCCGACGACGGCGACCCCTGCGACGTGCTGATCATCAACACCCGCGCCATCATTCCCGGCGCCGTCATGAGCGTGCGCCCGGTCGGCGTGCTGTTCATGGAAGACGAGGCCGGCGGCGACGAGAAGATCCTGGCGGTGCCGTCCTCGAAGCTGACGCAGCGCTACGACAAGGTGAAGTCGTACTCCGACCTGCCCGACATCACGCTGCAGCAGATCCAGCACTTCTTCGAGCACTACAAGGATCTCGAGAAGGGCAAGTGGGTGAAGATCCTGCGCTGGGGCGGCCCCGAGGAAGCGCACAAGCTGATCCTCGAGGGCATCGAGCGCGAGAAGAAGAAGAAGGGCTAG
- a CDS encoding hydrolase, with product MRLSRRTILLGAGSLPFALASLRTGALAQTAPAAQNAEVPPILFVHGNGDYDALWMTTLWRMESNGIARDRMMAINFTDPLARGDDKVEQANRSSTEDQRRELAAAIAELKRRTGAARVALVGSSRGGNAIRNVIRNGGAGDVSHAVLCGTPNHGVFATDDQLGNEFNGRGPFLRGLNEGESEVTPGVAFLTLRSDGMDKYAQSDGRFIGKAGTPTGVTNEGPELKGATNLVLGALDHREVAFHPRAFREIYKFIAGREPQRIAIVPEQSVRLSGLVTGTPGGVSTNRPVAGATVEIFRVDPDTGERKGSAVHSAKTGADGRWGPAQVEPSWSLEFVLAAPDAPTTHIYRSPFPRSSDVVHLRPARPLGPADKDAGAIVIMSRPRGYFGLPRDVVLFDGKEPADVKSGVPTDAAATLRLPAAEIGRNIVAQFGEERIVARLWPAAEDRIAIAELTY from the coding sequence ATGAGGCTGTCGCGACGGACGATCCTGCTGGGGGCGGGCAGCTTGCCTTTCGCGCTTGCGAGCTTGCGAACGGGCGCGCTGGCCCAGACGGCGCCCGCAGCGCAAAACGCGGAAGTGCCGCCGATCCTGTTCGTCCACGGCAATGGCGACTACGACGCGCTCTGGATGACGACGCTGTGGCGGATGGAATCCAACGGCATCGCGCGCGATCGCATGATGGCGATCAATTTCACCGATCCGCTGGCGCGCGGCGACGACAAGGTCGAGCAGGCGAACCGCTCCTCGACCGAGGATCAGCGCCGCGAGCTCGCTGCTGCCATCGCTGAGCTGAAGCGCCGGACCGGTGCGGCGCGCGTCGCCCTGGTCGGCAGCTCGCGCGGCGGCAATGCGATCCGCAACGTCATCAGGAACGGCGGTGCCGGCGATGTCAGCCACGCCGTGCTGTGCGGCACGCCCAATCACGGTGTGTTCGCGACCGACGACCAGCTTGGAAACGAGTTCAATGGCCGCGGGCCGTTCCTGCGCGGTTTGAACGAGGGGGAGAGCGAGGTGACGCCAGGGGTCGCCTTCCTCACCCTGCGCAGCGACGGCATGGACAAATATGCGCAGAGCGACGGCCGCTTCATCGGCAAAGCCGGCACGCCGACCGGCGTCACCAATGAGGGGCCGGAGTTGAAGGGTGCCACCAATCTCGTGCTCGGCGCGCTCGACCATCGCGAGGTGGCGTTCCACCCGCGCGCCTTCCGCGAGATCTACAAGTTCATCGCCGGCCGCGAGCCCCAGCGAATTGCGATCGTGCCGGAGCAGAGCGTCCGCCTGAGCGGCCTCGTTACCGGCACGCCCGGCGGAGTATCGACCAATCGCCCGGTCGCGGGCGCAACCGTCGAGATATTTCGCGTCGACCCTGATACCGGTGAGCGCAAGGGCAGTGCCGTGCACAGCGCGAAGACCGGCGCCGACGGCCGTTGGGGACCGGCGCAGGTCGAGCCGTCCTGGTCACTCGAATTCGTCCTGGCGGCGCCGGATGCGCCGACCACGCACATCTATCGTTCGCCCTTCCCGCGCTCGTCCGACGTCGTGCACCTCCGGCCCGCGCGCCCGCTCGGGCCGGCGGACAAGGACGCCGGTGCGATCGTGATCATGTCGCGTCCGCGCGGCTATTTCGGCCTGCCGCGGGATGTGGTGCTGTTCGACGGCAAGGAGCCGGCCGACGTCAAGTCCGGCGTGCCCACCGATGCGGCAGCAACATTGCGGCTTCCGGCCGCAGAGATCGGGCGTAACATCGTCGCCCAGTTCGGCGAAGAGCGGATTGTGGCACGCCTCTGGCCGGCCGCCGAGGACAGGATTGCGATTGCCGAGCTGACTTACTAG
- a CDS encoding GNAT family N-acetyltransferase, whose translation MSTTLIEVRPAKAADATAVASTHDEAWRSAYQGIIPGAELEKLINRRGPQWWDSAIRKGSRVSVLVFGDKIAGYANYGRNRARSLHFDGEIYELYLRPEFQGLGFGRRLFAAARRDLMQSGLKSMVVWALSDNDPATEFYRALGGRMVARSSERFGPKSLDKVAFAWTN comes from the coding sequence ATGAGCACAACCCTGATCGAGGTCCGGCCGGCCAAAGCCGCAGATGCAACTGCGGTGGCATCGACCCATGACGAAGCCTGGCGTTCGGCCTATCAGGGCATCATCCCCGGCGCCGAGCTGGAGAAGCTGATCAACCGCCGCGGTCCGCAGTGGTGGGACAGCGCGATCCGCAAGGGCAGCCGCGTCAGCGTGCTGGTGTTCGGCGACAAGATCGCGGGTTATGCGAACTATGGTCGCAACCGCGCGCGCAGCCTGCACTTCGACGGCGAGATCTACGAGCTCTATCTGCGTCCGGAATTCCAGGGCCTCGGCTTCGGCCGTCGCCTGTTCGCCGCCGCCCGCCGCGACCTGATGCAGAGCGGCCTGAAGAGCATGGTGGTGTGGGCGCTCTCGGACAACGATCCGGCGACCGAGTTCTACCGCGCCTTGGGCGGCCGCATGGTGGCGCGCTCCTCCGAGCGTTTCGGGCCGAAGTCGCTCGACAAGGTTGCCTTCGCCTGGACCAATTGA
- a CDS encoding SDR family oxidoreductase, with the protein MTERVTLITGASAGIGTELARVFAANGHRLALTARRADRLEALASELAAKGGKKPIVIACDLQDAGAGDKIAAALKAEGVELDHLVNNAGFGVFGDAIECDRAEQVGIVDVNVRALTDLSLRFADQLIRNKGGLLNVGSVAGFLPGPGMAVYYASKAYVISLTEALRAELAPRGVRVTVLCPGPVPTEFQARAGVGSGHNTALLNVSAPDVARQAYHGLMANKRAVLPGLGIKIVPLALRFFPRGFILSATSRFQRQRR; encoded by the coding sequence GTGACTGAGCGGGTAACCTTGATCACCGGTGCCTCGGCGGGCATAGGCACGGAGCTGGCGCGCGTGTTCGCCGCCAACGGACACCGTCTCGCGCTGACGGCGCGACGGGCAGACCGGCTGGAGGCGCTCGCGAGTGAGCTCGCCGCCAAGGGCGGCAAGAAGCCGATCGTGATCGCCTGCGATCTTCAGGACGCCGGCGCCGGCGACAAGATCGCCGCAGCGCTCAAAGCAGAGGGCGTCGAGCTCGATCATCTCGTCAACAATGCCGGCTTCGGCGTGTTCGGCGATGCCATCGAGTGCGACCGCGCCGAGCAGGTCGGCATCGTCGATGTCAACGTGCGGGCGCTGACGGATCTGTCGCTGCGCTTTGCCGATCAGCTCATCAGGAACAAGGGCGGTCTTCTGAATGTCGGATCGGTCGCGGGCTTCCTGCCCGGCCCCGGCATGGCCGTCTACTACGCCTCCAAGGCCTATGTGATTTCCCTCACCGAGGCCTTGCGTGCGGAGCTCGCGCCGCGCGGCGTTCGTGTCACTGTGCTTTGCCCGGGGCCGGTGCCCACCGAATTCCAGGCGCGCGCCGGTGTCGGGTCCGGGCACAATACGGCGCTTCTCAACGTTTCGGCTCCCGATGTTGCCAGGCAGGCCTATCACGGCCTGATGGCCAACAAACGGGCAGTGCTGCCCGGTCTCGGCATCAAGATTGTGCCGCTCGCGCTGCGGTTCTTTCCGCGCGGCTTCATCCTGTCGGCCACCAGCCGGTTCCAGCGGCAGCGACGCTGA
- a CDS encoding DUF167 domain-containing protein, translated as MVAKEAGKEPWRYSASGISIALRVTPRGGRDDIDGIEQLADGRSVLKVRVRAIADGGEANKAVLMLLAKSLGVPKASVKLLSGATSRLKQIAVDGDPARLGEALRQLVQAKAADAKSTD; from the coding sequence TTGGTCGCGAAAGAGGCTGGCAAGGAACCCTGGCGTTACTCGGCCTCGGGAATCAGCATCGCGCTGCGGGTGACGCCGCGCGGCGGTCGCGACGACATCGACGGGATCGAGCAGTTGGCCGACGGCCGCAGCGTGCTCAAGGTGCGGGTGCGCGCCATTGCCGATGGCGGCGAGGCCAACAAGGCCGTTCTGATGCTGCTGGCGAAATCGCTTGGCGTGCCCAAGGCCAGCGTCAAGCTCCTGTCGGGGGCGACGTCGCGGCTGAAGCAGATCGCGGTCGACGGCGATCCGGCGCGGCTGGGCGAAGCCCTGCGCCAGCTCGTCCAAGCCAAAGCGGCAGACGCCAAATCGACAGACTGA
- a CDS encoding enoyl-CoA hydratase, whose translation MAYEHILYEVSDRIATITLNRPDRMNAWTPIMERDVRHAMEASSADDNVRVIVLTGAGRAFCAGADMDALKGLDPDDVRRATNLPPFDMNRRPDWQTRYGFYPSIKKPVIAMLNGATAGIGLVHALYCDLRFAADNTVFTTAFARRGLIAEHGISWMLPRIVGHANAMDLLLSARRVSSEEALRIGLVNRLCSPEKLREETHAYARDLADFVSPSAMAVIKRQLYEVPFQTLAEATIEANREMMVALAGSDFREGVASFMEKRPPRFTGR comes from the coding sequence ATGGCCTACGAACACATTCTCTATGAGGTGAGCGACAGGATCGCGACCATCACGCTCAATCGCCCCGATCGCATGAATGCCTGGACGCCGATCATGGAGCGCGACGTGCGTCATGCGATGGAAGCCTCGAGCGCCGACGACAACGTCCGTGTCATCGTGCTGACAGGCGCGGGCCGCGCCTTCTGTGCCGGCGCCGACATGGATGCACTGAAGGGGCTCGATCCCGACGACGTCAGACGCGCAACGAACCTGCCGCCGTTCGACATGAACCGCCGGCCGGACTGGCAGACGCGCTACGGTTTCTATCCGTCGATCAAAAAGCCCGTCATCGCCATGCTCAACGGCGCGACCGCCGGCATCGGCCTCGTTCACGCGCTCTATTGCGACCTGCGCTTTGCCGCCGACAACACCGTGTTCACCACGGCGTTCGCGCGGCGCGGACTGATCGCCGAGCACGGCATCAGCTGGATGCTGCCGCGTATCGTCGGCCACGCCAATGCGATGGATCTGTTGCTCTCGGCGCGCCGCGTGTCGAGCGAGGAAGCGCTGCGGATCGGACTGGTCAACCGGCTGTGCTCACCCGAAAAACTGCGCGAGGAGACCCACGCCTATGCGCGCGACCTCGCCGATTTCGTCTCGCCGAGCGCGATGGCCGTGATCAAGCGCCAGCTCTACGAGGTGCCGTTCCAGACGCTGGCCGAAGCGACGATCGAGGCCAACAGGGAAATGATGGTGGCGCTCGCCGGCAGCGATTTTCGCGAGGGGGTGGCGAGTTTTATGGAGAAGCGGCCGCCAAGGTTTACGGGGAGATAG
- a CDS encoding bifunctional methylenetetrahydrofolate dehydrogenase/methenyltetrahydrofolate cyclohydrolase, producing the protein MTAKIIDGKVIAAELRARVADEVARVKREHNLVPGLAVVLVGNDPASEVYVRSKGTQTQAAGMASFEHKLPADVSQADLLAVVAKLNRDPAVHGILVQLPLPKGLNTEAVINAIDPAKDVDGLHPNNAGRLAGGFEALSPCTPLGSIILTKSVHASLEGMNAIVIGRSNLVGRPLVQLLLNENATVTIAHSRSRDLPGLVKRADLVYAAVGKAEMVRGDWLKPGATVIDIGITRIPKEDGKTRLVGDVAYQEALGVAGAITPVPGGVGQMTVACLLVNTLRAACAIAGLPKPAV; encoded by the coding sequence ATGACCGCCAAGATCATCGATGGAAAAGTCATCGCCGCGGAACTCCGCGCCCGCGTTGCCGACGAGGTCGCCCGGGTCAAGCGCGAGCACAATCTGGTGCCGGGCCTTGCGGTGGTCCTGGTCGGCAACGACCCCGCCAGCGAGGTCTATGTTCGCTCCAAGGGCACCCAGACCCAGGCGGCCGGCATGGCCTCGTTCGAGCACAAGCTGCCGGCTGACGTCTCGCAGGCGGACTTGCTGGCCGTCGTCGCAAAGCTCAACCGCGATCCCGCCGTGCACGGCATTTTGGTGCAACTGCCGCTGCCGAAGGGGCTGAACACCGAGGCCGTGATCAACGCCATCGATCCCGCCAAGGACGTTGACGGCCTGCATCCGAACAATGCCGGCCGTCTCGCCGGCGGTTTCGAAGCGCTGTCGCCCTGCACGCCGCTCGGCTCCATCATTTTGACCAAGAGTGTCCATGCCTCGCTCGAAGGCATGAACGCCATCGTCATCGGTCGCTCCAACCTGGTCGGCCGGCCGCTGGTGCAATTGTTGTTGAACGAGAACGCCACCGTGACGATCGCGCATTCGCGCTCGCGCGATCTGCCTGGCCTCGTGAAGCGCGCCGACCTCGTCTATGCCGCCGTCGGCAAGGCCGAGATGGTGCGCGGCGACTGGCTGAAGCCCGGCGCGACCGTGATCGACATCGGCATCACCCGTATCCCGAAGGAGGATGGCAAGACGCGCCTCGTCGGCGACGTCGCCTATCAGGAAGCGCTTGGCGTTGCCGGTGCCATCACGCCGGTGCCGGGCGGCGTCGGCCAGATGACGGTGGCGTGCCTCTTGGTGAATACGCTCCGCGCGGCCTGCGCGATCGCCGGGCTACCGAAGCCGGCGGTGTAG